In the genome of Anabas testudineus chromosome 4, fAnaTes1.2, whole genome shotgun sequence, one region contains:
- the erich3 gene encoding glutamate-rich protein 3: MSHINPGLISAYNSLTDKHLAGYFSSTRIRRHLQRAGLITRSGRIVPDKEYRHKLIQRAHQRHIRECLAQAIFHKVLEMERLHQIDIKRKLEEFARRERVHRIKVERSKRYEEDIIHILSPRPPTGTRDTRKQHSGPEGEHSESSESPGSSRPNTAPGKMQRPVRLKPIHSNSTTASLRRSSPYRRLHSSKDNDRLFSSAVDKESRRRFTAVEASRDISPYCLPVINNFVTPVPPATKRKERGVKVTPSGMLRGRRLRPTTASSGADDPPILRTSGYQCRVCVNMVYFGKSVHLSHDSTDMKDEVKVFQQHCGGENLCVYKGKLREGETFQFISRRHRGFPFSLTFYVNGLQVERLSSCCEFKHRKGSRLGGRHGHFGFTSIEGASPCYKCIIAMGLDKKPIPPPKRVKENIEREESVNSPKDPADMDTEMAGEDAASHSGCETNQQQDMETQIKDEPAAEDKVRNDYEEDFEADDGAEDAQAKEKKSPSPVSETEKPVKESDTSDTEDDEKDDIKSSRSSSSSSSQEESDAEATKESGEDEKAEEPEEVHQDEQPEEEDTASPEEQGEPNPEEAAAAEAESTPAKGSDSQDSAGDSTEIDLSDTSVPSGSENKQSDDTSGDKEDESMVDKSKQEKEQERAKSVQEKLAEAIFKESQCSSEPELSDTSTEEEEESTDKGPNMTTTVPDICAVPENSEALAEEQTLKEETKSNHSVDEEEMPEPQEKVDETEKETIGIDEDDEKGATEEEAAEKNVSEDVDVDPASEENMAEENTVTEAQEDAPVDDDADTAQKADETVDESAEAEEGDAQPEEMGEEAKSSEEDESSASELNKTKAESDSAEGEVAMTETETMEIKEEPSEEQEALSCEEAPEKDADETQQGDSEDRAEASEIEIPSDNLSSSSAESGDTMVEKTAYISEDNANDEGNKDEIEHEEAEEVPAVENDGDENVGEEQTEIDDEVERENCEEEATEEEKQEGPDEIPEAEGSEERQKDDTGNTEEGGNENKDEERIENEENLRDNSDSEEKAEDQTEEEEPEAQGAATDETNENEEVSKTNTAADDEMGDEAEKEETDEKKAEQGESVTNDDGEEEDEEKEIDKIDEEEETSAITEKPEKSEDETPEDTGDSNTADEAQMTEETNNHVMESEDAEKETEGASNISENGEIDAENGEISTTADNKADEDEAEIPNEDSNDLKTAENIEDETRLEEPTGDEGLEAKTETVESRDDAENPEDEVDHTPETDVVEGQEEDVGVEKQDESEQGTIDTELKEESKPDHLNTDEEHSEETKPDEDVSEVIVAPSLEQQHSSSVVDVDVDDTDHKLQESPVVSDNQQQADEQEVGADLSAADGENGADTEEASKASEEGASVLHKPQEQNDEAAGESIVIGDETPESLATEDNTDMVTNWVSRHQSTKFFETFVEPLEELREEISDDQVRENEKDESKEEANVEAVETDAGDEPQENDPLQEEDESGAKDVIPMPETGENDKESNAHEERSEGHKESAGSLEEDNVQDGLTQTDDVSKTEVESIAETHHSAASGKPESGTENQTEEKTSDISPDLNAEQTETEEGTDLPLSPKTEEDGERSTSPTGVKEPEETQGKTDEYSREVTEITDFTTSKSEDGSQEESLSGEIQPKASDESINGDETDSTGLIEHTLSKD, from the exons ATGAGTCACATCAACCCAGG ACTTATATCAGCCTACAAcagcctcacagacaaacacctCGCTGGATACTTCAGCAGCACTCGGATCAGGAGACACCTGCAGAGAGCAGGACTG ATCACCAGGAGCGGGCGGATTGTTCCAGACAAAGAGTACAGACACAAGCTGATCCAGAGAGCTCACCAGAGACACATCCGGGAATGTCTGGCCCAGGCCATTTTTCACAAGGTGCTGGAGATGGAG CGCCTGCATCAAATAGAcatcaaaagaaaactggaGGAGTTTGCAAGGAGGGAGAGAGTGCACAGGATCAAG GTGGAGCGCTCCAAAAGGTATGAAGAAGACATCATCCACATCCTGTCTCCTCGTCCACCGACGGGTACGAGGGACACGCGGAAACAGCACTCTGGACCAGAGGGGGAACACTCTGAATCCTCAGAGTCT CCAGGATCGTCCCGACCCAACACGGCTCCAGGGAAGATGCAGAGACCAGTGCGTTTGAAGCCGATCCACAGTAACAGCACCACGGCTTCACTAAGACGCAGCTCCCCTTACAGACGGCTCCATTCATCCAAAGACAACGACCGACTGTTCAGCAGCGCT GTGGACAAGGAGTCTCGCAGACGCTTCACGGCAGTGGAGGCCTCTCGTGACATCTCGCCCTACTGCCTCCCAGTCATCAACAACTTTGTCACCCCAGTGCCTCCAGCTAcgaagaggaaagagagggggGTGAAGGTCACTCCCAGTGGCATGCTCAGAGGCCGCAGACTGCGCCCTACCACCGCCTCCAGTGGAGCTGAC GACCCCCCCATCCTGAGGACCTCTGGTTACcagtgcagagtgtgtgtgaacatggtGTACTTTGGCAAATCGGTGCATCTCTCCCACGACTCGACCGACATGAAGGACGAGGTCAAAGTGTTTCAACAGCACTGCGGAGGAGAGAACCTGTGCGTGTACAAGGGGAAGCTCCGTGAGGGAG AGACTTTCCAGTTCATTTCGAGGCGACACCGAGGTTTCCCCTTCAGTCTGACGTTCTACGTGAACGGGCTGCAGGTGGAGCGGCTGAGCTCCTGCTGTGAGTTTAAACACAGGAAAGGCTCCAGACTTGGCGGCAGGCACGGACACTTCGGCTTCACCAGCATAGAGGGGGCCTCTCCCTGCTACAA GTGCATCATAGCAATGGGGCTGGACAAAAAGCCCATACCTCCACCAAAGAGAGTTAAAGAGAATATAGAAAGAGAAGAGTCGGTCAACAGCCCAAAAGACCCCGCTGACATGGACACAGAGATGGCTGGAGAGGACGCTGCCTCCCATTCAGGTTGTGAAACAAACCAGCAACAGGACATGGAGACTCAAATCAAAGACGAACCAGCTGCTGAGGACAAAGTCAGAAATG ATTATGAAGAAGACTTTGAAGCAGATGATGGAGCAGAGGACGCTCAagctaaagaaaagaaatcccCGTCTCCAGTCAGCGAGACCGAGAAGCCGGTTAAAGAGAGTGACACCTCCGACACTGAAGATGACGAGAAGGATG ACATAAAGTCTTCGAGATCCAGCTCCTCAAGCAGCAGCCAAGAGGAGAGTGATGCTGAAGCCACAAAAGAGTCCGGAGAGGACGAGAAAGCAGAAGAACCTGAGGAGGTCCATCAAGATGAACAACCTGAGGAG GAAGACACTGCTTCACCAGAAGAACAAGGCGAACCGAACCCAGAGGAAGCTGCTGCCGCCGAGGCCGAGTCTACTCCAGCCAAAGGCTCAGATTCACAGGACAGTGCAGGAGACAGCACAGAGATCGACCTCTCTGACACCAGCGTCCCTTCAGGGAGCGAGAACAAACAGAGTGATGACACCTCAGGAGACAAAGAGGACGAAAGTATGGTAGATAAGAGCAAACAGGAGAAGGAACAGGAGAGGG CTAAATCTGTGCAGGAGAAGTTGGCAGAAGCCATATTTAAGGAGTCCCAGTGCAGCTCGGAGCCAGAACTGAGTGACACCAgtactgaggaggaggaggagtccACAGATAAAGGTCCAAACATGACAACAACGGTAccagatattt GTGCAGTTCCAGAGAACTCAGAGGCATTGGCAGAAGAGCAGACCCTCAAAGAAGAAACCAAATCTAACCACAGTGTTGATGAAGAGGAGATGCCTGAGCCACAAGAGAAAGTGGATGAAACTGAAAAGGAGACAATCGGAATAGATGAAGACGATGAAAAGGGtgcaacagaagaagaagcagcagagaagaatgTATCAGAGGACGTGGATGTTGATCCAGCCTCTGAAGAGAACAtggcagaagaaaacacagtgacagaagCTCAGGAAGATGCTCCAGTTGATGACGATGCTGACACTGCACAAAAAGCTGATGAAACAGTGGATGAAAGTGCAGAGGCAGAAGAGGGTGACGCGCAGCCTGAAGAGATGGGAGAAGAGGCCAAAAGCAGTGAGGAGGATGAATCATCAGCATCAgagctgaataaaacaaaagcagagtcAGATAGTGCAGAGGGGGAGGTGGCCATGACAGAGACGGAGACAATGGAGATTAAAGAAGAGCCCTCAGAGGAGCAAGAGGCCCTCAGCTGTGAAGAGGCTCCGGAAAAGGATGCAGACGAGACGCAGCAGGGAGACAGTGAGGACAGAGCTGAAGCTTCAGAAATAGAAATCCCATCAGATAATTTAAGCAGCTCATCAGCAGAGAGCGGAGACACCATGGTGGAAAAAACAGCATATATAAGTGAAGATAATGCAAACGATGAGGGCAATAAAGATGAAATCGAGCAtgaggaagcagaagaagtTCCAGCAGTGGAGAACGATGGTGATGAAAATGTGGGAGAAGAGCAGACAGAAATAGATGATGAGGTAGAGAGGGAGAACTGTGAGGAGGAAGctacagaagaggaaaaacaagaaggTCCAGATGAAATACCAGAAGCTGAAGGTAGTGAGGAAAGACAAAAGGATGACACAGGGAACACAGAAGAAGGTGGGAATGAAAACAAGGATGAAGAAAGGATAGAAAATGAGGAAAACCTTAGAGACAATTCAGACTCAGAAGAGAAGGCTGAAGACCAAACTGAGGAAGAAGAACCTGAAGCACAGGGAGCTGCAACTGATGAAACTAATGAGAATGAAGAagtaagtaaaacaaacactgctgctgatgaCGAAATGGGCGATGAGGCagaaaaggaagagacagaTGAGAAGAAAGCTGAGCAAGGTGAATCTGTGACAAATGAcgatggagaagaagaagatgaagagaaagaaatcgATAAGATTGACGAGGAAGAAGAAACATCTGCGATTACTGAAAAACCTGAGAAAAGTGAGGATGAAACACCAGAAGACACTGGTGACAGCAATACAGCAGATGAGGCTCAGATGACTGAAGAGACAAATAACCACGTGATGGAGTCTGAGGATGCTgagaaagaaactgaaggagCGAGCAACATCAGCGAAAATGGAGAGATTGATGCAGAAAATGGGGAGATTTCTACCACAGCGGACAACAAAGCTGACGAGGACGAGGCAGAGATTCCAAATGAAGACAGTAATGActtgaaaacagcagagaacatCGAGGACGAAACAAGGCTAGAGGAACCAACAGGAGACGAGGGGCTTGaggcaaaaacagaaacagtggaATCGAGAGATGATGCTGAAAATCCTGAAGACGAGGTGGATCACACTCCTGAGACAGATGTGGTAGAAGGTCAGGAGGAGGACGTCGGCGTGGAGAAACAAGACGAATCAGAGCAGGGGACGATCGATACAGAGCTGAAAGAGGAATCTAAACCAGATCATCTAAATACAGACGAAGAGCACAGTGAGGAAACAAAACCAGACGAAGATGTTAGTGAGGTGATAGTTGCTCCGTCGCTGGAGCAGCAACACTCTTCATCAGTGGTCGATGTTGATGTAGACGATACAGATCATAAATTACAGGAGTCCCCTGTAGTGTCTGACAACCAACAACAGGCTGATGAACAGGAAGTCGGTGCTGacctctctgctgctgatggagaaAACGgtgcagacacagaggaggCGAGCAAGGCCTCAGAAGAAGGAGCGAGTGTGCTGCACAAACCTCAGGAGCAAAACGACGAGGCTGCAGGAGAGAGCATCGTCATAGGCGACGAAACTCCAGAGTCCTTAGCCACAGAAGACAACACAGATATGGTTACAAACTGGGTAAGCAGGCATCAATCGACAAAGTTTTTCGAGACATTTGTGGAACCTTTAGAAGAGTTGAGGGAAGAGATTTCAGACGACCAAGTCCGTGAAAACGAAAAAGATGAGTCCAAAGAAGAAGCCAACGTAGAAGCTGTAGAGACTGATGCAGGTGATGAACCTCAAGAGAACGACCCGCTGCAAGAGGAGGACGAAAGTGGAGCGAAAGACGTTATACCGATGCCAGAGACTGGAGAAAATGATAAAGAGTCAAATGCACATGAAGAGAGGTCAGAAGGACACAAAGAAAGCGCGGGATCTCTCGAGGAAGACAACGTCCAAGATGGACTAACACAGACAGACGATGTTTCCAAAACTGAAGTGGAAAGCATTGCAGAGACTCATCATTCAGCAGCTAGTGGGAAACCAGAGAGCGGGACAGAGAACCAGACTGAAGAGAAAACCAGTGATATCAGTCCAGACCTGAAtgcagaacagacagaaaccGAAGAGGGAACAGATCTCCCACTGTCACCCAAAACAGAGGAGGACGGCGAGCGCTCAACGAGTCCCACTGGAGTGAAAGAGCCCGAAGAGACGCAGGGGAAAACAGATGAATACAGTCGAGAGGTTACAGAAATAACCGACTTTACGACGTCCAAGTCAGAAGATGGAAGCCAAGAAGAGTCTCTCAGTGGAGAGATCCAACCCAAAGCGTCTGATGAGAGCATCAATGGAGATGAAACAGACTCAACTGGGCTCATCGAGCACACGCTCAGTAAAGACTGA